One genomic region from Solwaraspora sp. WMMD792 encodes:
- a CDS encoding EAL domain-containing protein, producing MAWAVSGIGAPPSLPALYYPLVLTSLVAVASGCTVPIRIRTPQGISPTSAAVLVSVAVLPVHWVVVCTAVGVAVGRSVARSAPVKVAFATAKESIGALAAAAAATWAGLAPVLGGTSHLTRSWTVTVVSLCVAALAYAAVDETLPVPVVALADRTSWQRVVRRGARMRAGVKVATLLLALATVVVVAVDARLLVATPLAVLLLHSSFRRRLHLAEERSAWRQLAETTDALNNVDLDSVLRTASSGAARLFSARIVEIEFQHGPQRRLVRGDEHGLRYDGPVDHAGPGVGGDLVTVPLGATGDAEQAAGALRLALAGAGLSDRERYTLRTFGAALTTAIRNAIAYAQVIDLASRHEHDATHDPLTGLANRRHLRERLTAALADRRSLPRTALVLIDLDHFKEVNDTLGHSAGDQVLVEVARRLDRAAAGDLVARLGGDEFAIVLTGHAAPARAEHQAARILQVLRDPMDLDGIRISLRASAGLAPANGNASTEELLRRADVAMYQAKESGRGLTRYDRSRDTADPDRLALRGELPAALAGHHYAVGFDPIVDLGSGSAVAAEAVVRWGNTDLGDQPAAGMLALVERSGWLAEFTRGMFDRTLAATRLLRDAGFVLPVSVGISARSLLDPGFPADVRNRLDMHRVPADQLIVELTETTGISCPDMALSALHQLHDDGVRIAFAGFGTSDAPLSALLRIPVHLVKVDHRLLAVPENSPAALRSLVGLGRDLAHTVVANGVSTPGQRRTLWELGCAAGQGSLFGPAAADVDELVSMLRRGRDGVVGALAPSLHPGANIVRMPRLRRAGSG from the coding sequence ATGGCATGGGCGGTGTCCGGGATCGGCGCACCGCCCAGCCTCCCCGCCCTCTACTACCCCCTGGTGCTCACCAGCCTCGTCGCCGTGGCGAGCGGCTGCACCGTACCGATCCGGATCCGGACCCCACAGGGCATCTCGCCGACCAGTGCCGCGGTGCTGGTGTCGGTCGCGGTGCTGCCGGTGCACTGGGTCGTCGTGTGTACGGCCGTAGGCGTGGCCGTCGGGCGTTCCGTCGCCCGGTCGGCGCCGGTCAAGGTGGCGTTTGCCACGGCCAAGGAATCGATCGGCGCGCTGGCTGCGGCGGCGGCCGCGACGTGGGCCGGTCTCGCGCCGGTGCTGGGCGGCACCAGCCACCTGACCCGGTCCTGGACCGTCACCGTCGTCTCGCTCTGCGTCGCGGCGCTGGCCTACGCGGCGGTCGACGAGACGTTGCCGGTGCCGGTGGTCGCGCTGGCGGATCGGACGTCCTGGCAGCGGGTCGTGCGCCGGGGCGCCCGGATGCGGGCCGGTGTGAAGGTCGCCACGTTGCTGCTCGCCCTGGCAACGGTGGTCGTGGTGGCGGTCGACGCCCGCCTGCTGGTGGCCACCCCGTTGGCGGTCCTGCTGTTGCACTCCAGCTTTCGACGGCGGCTGCATCTGGCCGAGGAACGGTCGGCCTGGCGGCAGCTGGCCGAGACCACCGACGCTCTCAACAACGTGGACCTCGATTCGGTACTGCGCACCGCGTCGTCCGGAGCCGCGCGGCTCTTCTCGGCCCGAATCGTCGAGATCGAGTTCCAGCACGGCCCGCAGCGACGCCTGGTGCGGGGCGATGAGCACGGCCTACGGTACGACGGTCCGGTGGATCATGCGGGGCCCGGTGTCGGCGGTGACCTGGTGACAGTACCGCTCGGTGCCACCGGTGACGCCGAGCAGGCCGCCGGTGCGCTGCGGCTCGCTCTCGCCGGCGCGGGTCTGTCCGACCGCGAGCGCTACACGTTGCGTACCTTCGGTGCGGCGCTGACCACCGCGATCCGCAACGCCATCGCCTACGCACAGGTGATCGACCTTGCGTCCCGGCACGAGCACGACGCCACCCACGATCCGCTGACCGGCCTGGCGAACCGTCGACACCTGCGGGAACGACTCACCGCAGCGTTGGCCGACCGGCGCAGCCTGCCGCGTACCGCCCTGGTATTGATCGATCTCGATCACTTCAAAGAGGTCAACGACACGCTCGGGCACTCCGCCGGTGACCAGGTACTGGTGGAGGTCGCCCGGCGGCTGGACCGGGCCGCCGCCGGTGACCTCGTCGCCCGACTGGGTGGCGACGAGTTCGCCATTGTGCTCACCGGACACGCGGCACCGGCCCGCGCCGAGCACCAGGCGGCACGGATCCTGCAGGTGCTGCGTGACCCGATGGACCTCGACGGGATCCGGATCAGCCTGCGGGCCAGTGCCGGACTGGCCCCGGCGAACGGCAACGCCAGCACCGAGGAGCTGCTGCGGCGGGCGGACGTGGCGATGTACCAGGCCAAGGAGAGCGGCCGCGGGCTGACCAGGTACGACCGTAGCCGGGACACCGCCGACCCGGACCGGCTGGCCCTGCGCGGTGAGCTTCCCGCCGCACTGGCCGGTCACCACTACGCGGTCGGCTTCGACCCGATCGTCGATCTCGGCAGCGGATCGGCGGTCGCCGCCGAGGCGGTCGTGCGATGGGGCAACACCGACCTCGGTGACCAGCCGGCGGCCGGGATGCTCGCGCTGGTCGAGCGCTCCGGCTGGCTCGCCGAGTTCACCCGGGGGATGTTCGACCGGACACTCGCCGCTACCCGGCTGCTGCGGGACGCCGGCTTCGTGCTTCCCGTGTCCGTCGGCATTTCCGCGCGGAGCCTGCTGGATCCCGGATTCCCCGCCGACGTGCGAAACCGGCTGGACATGCACCGCGTGCCAGCCGACCAGTTGATCGTCGAACTCACCGAGACGACCGGGATCAGCTGCCCGGACATGGCGCTGAGCGCCCTGCACCAGTTGCACGACGACGGGGTGCGGATCGCGTTCGCCGGATTCGGCACCTCCGACGCGCCGCTGTCCGCGCTGCTACGCATTCCGGTGCACCTGGTGAAGGTCGACCATCGGCTGCTCGCGGTACCGGAGAACTCGCCGGCGGCGCTGCGGTCGCTGGTCGGCCTGGGTCGCGACCTCGCACACACCGTGGTCGCCAACGGCGTGTCCACCCCCGGGCAGCGACGGACGCTGTGGGAGCTGGGCTGCGCCGCCGGTCAGGGCAGTTTGTTCGGTCCGGCCGCCGCCGACGTTGACGAGTTGGTCTCGATGCTGCGTCGCGGCCGCGACGGGGTTGTCGGCGCGCTCGCCCCGAGCCTGCATCCGGGGGCGAACATCGTCCGGATGCCGCGGCTGCGTCGGGCCGGATCAGGGTGA
- a CDS encoding ATP-binding domain-containing protein: protein MLHEQLDALRGMAQQRLVAALRQTGGTPQARSEREATVALHTERIAQYSAVENGLCFGRLDLTDEGHRYIGRIGLFDEQGDYEPLLIDWRAPAARPFYLATAAAPDGVRRRRHIRSRLRTVTAIDDELLDLELARDHRTSTLTGEAALFAAITAGRTGRMKDIVQTIQAEQDEIIRAPVDGALVVQGGPGTGKTAVALHRAAYLLYTHRRELSSRGVLVVGPNATFLRYIAQVLPSLAETGVLLRTPGELYPGVRATRTEPDRVAEIKGRAAMAEVVAAAIRDRQEVPDEPVLVEVDGHQLRITAQICAEARERTRRSGRLHNLARPLFDTEIVHALADQIADEIGIDPYADDPLGGDDAPGDPQVLAEADLAEIRRELRADAALRSVLDRFWPVLTPQRLLTELFASPERLAAAAPDLDPAERDALRRPPGGGWSSADVPLLDEAAELLGVDDSAQQALAEAQRRQRLEYAEGALDVLRGSESIDVEDEAEPEILGATDLLDAEALATRQVAGDHRTAAERAAADRTWTFGHVVVDEAQELSAMAWRLLMRRCPNRSMTIVGDVAQTGALAGAASWAQLLRPYVADRWRLAELTVSYRTPAEILAVAGRVLGAIDPAASVPRAVRESGVPVRWERVPQAGQLVDRLVELIRAELPAVGDGRLGVIVPVGRYDGLVEPVRSAVDRVASGEQPDLESPVVVLTVAQVKGLEFDSVVVVDPAAILADSPRGRNDLYVALTRATARLAVLYPGDLPSILGSAGSGDAGRRVG, encoded by the coding sequence ATGCTGCACGAACAACTGGACGCCCTGCGGGGGATGGCGCAGCAGCGGCTCGTGGCCGCGCTGCGGCAGACCGGTGGCACGCCGCAGGCGCGCTCCGAACGCGAGGCCACGGTGGCGCTGCACACCGAACGGATAGCGCAGTACAGCGCGGTGGAGAACGGACTGTGTTTCGGTCGGCTCGATCTGACCGACGAGGGACACCGCTACATCGGCCGGATCGGACTCTTCGACGAACAGGGCGACTACGAGCCGTTGCTGATCGACTGGCGGGCCCCGGCCGCCCGTCCCTTCTACCTGGCGACCGCGGCGGCGCCGGACGGCGTCCGCCGCCGCCGGCACATCCGTAGCCGGCTGCGGACCGTCACCGCGATCGACGACGAGCTGCTCGATCTGGAACTCGCCCGGGACCACCGGACGAGCACGCTGACCGGTGAGGCGGCGCTGTTCGCCGCGATCACCGCCGGTCGTACCGGGCGGATGAAGGACATCGTCCAGACCATCCAGGCCGAACAGGATGAGATCATCCGGGCACCGGTGGACGGGGCGCTGGTGGTCCAGGGTGGTCCGGGTACCGGTAAGACCGCCGTCGCGCTGCACCGTGCCGCCTACCTTCTCTATACCCACCGCCGGGAGCTGTCCAGCCGAGGCGTGCTGGTGGTCGGGCCGAACGCGACCTTCCTGCGGTACATCGCTCAGGTGCTGCCGTCGTTGGCCGAGACCGGGGTGCTGTTGCGTACCCCTGGGGAGCTGTATCCCGGGGTGCGCGCGACCCGGACCGAACCGGACCGGGTCGCGGAGATCAAGGGCCGGGCGGCGATGGCCGAGGTGGTGGCGGCCGCGATCCGGGACCGGCAGGAGGTGCCGGACGAGCCGGTGCTGGTCGAGGTGGACGGCCACCAGTTGCGGATCACCGCGCAGATCTGCGCCGAGGCCCGCGAACGTACCCGCCGGTCGGGACGGCTGCACAACCTGGCCCGCCCATTGTTCGACACCGAGATCGTGCACGCGTTGGCCGATCAGATCGCCGACGAGATCGGCATCGATCCGTACGCGGACGATCCGCTCGGTGGCGACGACGCCCCCGGTGACCCGCAGGTGCTGGCCGAGGCCGACCTCGCGGAGATCCGACGGGAGCTGCGCGCCGATGCGGCGCTGCGGTCGGTCCTGGACCGGTTCTGGCCGGTGCTGACTCCGCAGCGGCTGCTCACCGAACTCTTCGCTTCGCCCGAGCGGCTCGCGGCCGCCGCCCCCGACCTCGATCCCGCCGAACGCGACGCGCTGCGCCGCCCCCCAGGCGGTGGCTGGTCCTCGGCGGACGTACCGTTGCTCGACGAGGCGGCCGAGTTGCTCGGTGTCGACGACAGCGCGCAGCAGGCACTCGCCGAGGCTCAGCGCCGCCAGCGGCTCGAGTACGCCGAGGGAGCGTTGGACGTGCTGCGCGGGTCGGAGTCCATCGACGTGGAGGACGAGGCGGAGCCGGAGATTCTCGGCGCCACCGACCTGCTCGACGCCGAGGCGCTGGCGACCCGGCAGGTGGCCGGTGACCACCGGACGGCTGCCGAACGGGCGGCGGCGGACCGTACCTGGACCTTCGGGCACGTCGTCGTCGACGAGGCCCAGGAACTGTCCGCGATGGCGTGGCGCCTGCTGATGCGCCGCTGCCCGAACCGGTCGATGACGATCGTCGGGGATGTGGCCCAGACCGGGGCGTTGGCCGGCGCGGCCTCCTGGGCGCAACTGCTGCGGCCGTACGTGGCGGACCGCTGGAGGCTGGCCGAGCTGACGGTGAGCTACCGCACTCCGGCCGAGATCCTGGCGGTGGCAGGTCGGGTGCTCGGCGCCATCGATCCCGCCGCCTCGGTACCCCGGGCGGTCCGTGAGTCGGGCGTGCCGGTTCGGTGGGAGCGGGTGCCCCAAGCCGGCCAGCTCGTCGACCGGCTGGTCGAGCTGATCCGGGCGGAACTGCCCGCGGTCGGCGACGGCCGGCTCGGGGTGATCGTCCCGGTTGGCCGGTACGACGGGTTGGTGGAGCCGGTACGGTCGGCGGTCGACCGGGTCGCGTCCGGCGAGCAGCCCGATCTCGAGTCGCCGGTGGTGGTGCTGACGGTCGCGCAGGTCAAGGGGTTGGAGTTCGACTCGGTCGTGGTGGTGGACCCCGCCGCGATCCTCGCTGACTCGCCACGGGGCCGTAACGATCTGTACGTGGCGCTGACCCGGGCCACCGCGCGGCTGGCGGTGCTGTACCCCGGGGACCTCCCGTCGATTCTCGGCTCGGCCGGCTCCGGTGACGCTGGCCGGCGGGTCGGCTAG